The genomic region CTGCGCGACCGCGGCACGCTGGACGCGCGCGAGGCGGCCGGAATCGGCGCCAAGGTCATGGACGCCCTGGCCGCCGCCCACCGCGCGGGCGTCCTGCACCGCGACGTGAAGCCCGGCAACATCCTGCTCGACCGCTCGGGCCGGGTCGTCCTCACCGACTTCGGCATCGCCACCATGGACGACCCGGGCGACGGTTCGGCCACGCACCTCACCCGCAGCGGGGAACTCGTCGGCTCCCTCGACTACCTGGCCCCCGAGCGGGCCCAGGGCGCCGACCCGGGCCCCGCCTCCGACATCTGGGCCCTGGGCGCCACGCTCTACGCGGCCGTCGAGGGCACCTCGCCCTTCCGCCGTACGTCCACGTTCTCGACGCTCACCGCGATCGTCACCGAGCCGTTGCCCGAGCCCCGCCGCGCCGGCCCTCTCGCCCCCGTCCTCCAGCAGCTGATGGACAAGCGCCCCGAGGGCCGCCCGAAGGCCCACCAGGCCCGCGAGATGCTCCAGGCCGTCGCGGACTCGGGCGGCACGGACACGCCGACGTCATCATTGCGAGGGCCGGTTCCCTCGCCCCCGCGGCCTGAGACGGAGCGCAGTGTCCCCTCGGTACCGCCGGGATTCGGACCGCCCCAGCAGGTCCAGCCGGGTGCCGCCGGGCCGCCCGAGGACGCGGGCACACCGGGCTTCGGCACCGCTGCCGCCTTCCGGTCCACCGGCACGCCGGGACAGCCCGGATCGGCCCCGGGCTTCGGGCCGGCCGGGCCGGGCAGTACCGGCCAGGGCGCCTCCGCTCCCACCGGCCCCATGAACTCCCGCGCCACGCCTCGCCGTAAGAACCGCGTCCTCCTCGTGGCCGCGGCCGTCACCGTCGTGCTCGCGGCGGCAGGTGCCACGGTCGCCGTGCTGAGCGATTCCGGCGGCACCGATCCGGGCCCGCGAACCGACGCCGCCCGTGCGGATGGCGCGGCCTCCGCGTCCGGGTCCGGTCGTACCGACGACGGTTCGAACGCCCCCAGGCCCGAGGGGCAGGGCGACGAGCAGGGGAAGGCCCCGTCGAAGAAGCCCGGGGGCGGGAAGGGGTCGGAGCCCACCGGGCGGGCGACCACCCCGGCCCCCGCCGAGTCCTCCGGCGGCACCATCGGAGGGACCTCGGACGGCGCCCCCGGAGGCGGCGGTTCCGGCGAGGGCGGCGCGACAGGCGGCGGCTCCACCACGCCCGCCCCGGTCTGCCACGCCATCGGCGGCGGCAAGTACAACTGCCAGGTCTGGAAGACCGCCACGTCGTACACCGCCTCCGGCGCCGAGGCCGGCGTCCTCAAGGCGGGCACCAACTACTTCTACTGCCAGCAGAACCTGGGCCGGCGAGAGACCGACGGCCGGTGGACCAACGTCTGGTGGGCGAAGACGGACGACGACAGTGGCAACACGGACGTCTGGGTCAGCGACGTCTACATCAAGGGCGGCGACAACGACGCGCCCGTCCCCGGGCTCCCGGTCTGCTGAGCGCGCAGCGACACCGCCGCGTACCGCTCCAGCCCCGAGGCCGTCACCAGTTTCTCCTCGACGAACAGCCGCGTGCCCCGTTCGCACAGCCGCCGGTCGGAGCGGGCCCGCGCGCAGAACTCCTCGGGCACGACACCGAACAGCTCTCGGAAGCGGGGCAGGCCGACGAGCAGCTCGGTGAGCAGCACCCGCTGGCCCGGGTGGGCGCGCGGCACGCCGGTGCCGTCGTGCAGGACACCGTGCCGGTTGACGTACGCGTACGCGCCGGGCAGGCGGGTGCCGTCCGCGAGGTCGACGCGCACGTCGGGCGCGGGCAGCCAGGCACGCTCGTAGTTGCCGGCCGGCAGCGGCACGCCCTCGCTCGCGTCGATCACGGCGAGCTGCTCGGCGTCGAGCCAGATGACGAACAACTCCCGCACGGTGTCGGGGGCGCTGACGGGCGAGGCCGACACGTACCCCATGCGGCTCACATGCGCCGACACACCGGCGTCGACGCCCGTCACCCGGGCCTTCACCATGGGGATCGGCGACATGATCCCGAACTCCTCCATCTTGTGCCGCAGCTGCCCCGGGCAGGCGTTCGAGCCGATGGCGAGAACCGGGGTGCGGTCCTCGTGCACCAGCCGGTCCAGCGGCAGGAAGCAGTCCCCGTCGAGGAGCCCCGAGTCGGCGGGCCACGCGCCCGGATAGGTCAGGGGGTGCTCGCGCGGGGCCCCGGCCAGGCCGAGGGCTCGCAGCGTGCGATCGGTGAGGTGCTCCATGCGCTCCGTATGCTCCATGGGCCGCTCAGTCCGCCGGGGGCAGCTCGCCCGAGCCGCGGGTGATCAGCCGGGTCGGCAGCTCGAT from Streptomyces chartreusis NRRL 3882 harbors:
- a CDS encoding serine/threonine-protein kinase, translating into MSTGEYVQGDGAGRLLAGRYRVTARLGRGGMGVVWKAVDEVLGREVAVKELRTYTDAAGPELADLQLRMQREARAAARVRHTGVIAVHDIAEVDGRPLIVMELVDGPSLDDVLRDRGTLDAREAAGIGAKVMDALAAAHRAGVLHRDVKPGNILLDRSGRVVLTDFGIATMDDPGDGSATHLTRSGELVGSLDYLAPERAQGADPGPASDIWALGATLYAAVEGTSPFRRTSTFSTLTAIVTEPLPEPRRAGPLAPVLQQLMDKRPEGRPKAHQAREMLQAVADSGGTDTPTSSLRGPVPSPPRPETERSVPSVPPGFGPPQQVQPGAAGPPEDAGTPGFGTAAAFRSTGTPGQPGSAPGFGPAGPGSTGQGASAPTGPMNSRATPRRKNRVLLVAAAVTVVLAAAGATVAVLSDSGGTDPGPRTDAARADGAASASGSGRTDDGSNAPRPEGQGDEQGKAPSKKPGGGKGSEPTGRATTPAPAESSGGTIGGTSDGAPGGGGSGEGGATGGGSTTPAPVCHAIGGGKYNCQVWKTATSYTASGAEAGVLKAGTNYFYCQQNLGRRETDGRWTNVWWAKTDDDSGNTDVWVSDVYIKGGDNDAPVPGLPVC